The region AGCGTGAGAAACAAGATCGCACTGATTTTGAATTGATTCTAGAAGTCTATCAATATCGCGGATATGCAAAGGGATCAAGAAGCATTTATATGCGCTTTCTTCAAACAGGAATCGTCATGAACCGCAAGAAGATTCAACGACTGATGAATAAATATAATCTCATATGTCCGATTAGGAAACCTAATCCTTACAAACGAATGGCAAAAGCCAGGCAAGAACATGCAACGAAGCCTAATCATTTAAATCGTCAATTTAAAGCTCATGGTCCCAAAACGGTCTTGCTTACGGATATTACCTATCTCTACTTTGGACGAGGTCAGAAAGCCTATTTATCTACCATAAAAGATGCGTTTACCAATCAAATTCTTTCTTATGCACTTAGTGAATCGTTAGAAGTGGATTTTGTTTTGGAAATGATTGAATACTTAATTGAACATCATGCGATTCCTAAAAAACAGAAAACCCTGATCCATTCCGACCAGGGCGTACACTACACTAGTATGCAATTTCAATCGCTACTGAATGATAAAGAATTACGGCAATCCATGTCACGCCGAGGGAATTGTTGGGACAATGCACCGCAAGAATCTTTCTTTGGTCACATGAAAGATGATTTAGGGAATCTTGGCTACATAATTACTTTTTCGGATCTTTCTATCAAAATTGATGACTATATGGATTACTACAACAACGAACGCTATCAATGGGGTCTCGCAAAGTTATCCCCCAATCAATATGCAGAATTCATTAAAACGGGAGTGTATCCTCTGGCTCATCTTGTGAAGACACCTGATCTTCCCGTTGTTGTTCCTCTAAAAGACTAATTGCTTGTTGGAATCGTGTCTCGTATTTTTCTTGTAGTTCGGTCCATTTCTCTGGTAGAAAGACTTCCTCCTCATAAAAATCAGGGTCTATTCGAGCTTTCACATATAGATCATACTCTAATTCGATGGATGGATACTTTAATATCCATTTTAATTGATCAATAAGATATGATTCGGATAGCATTTGATCGGCAACTTTTCGATAGGCTAGAAAATATTGCCATTGTTCCTTTTCTGTGAGAGATTCAAAATATCTTACCATCCAATTAGGGAAAATTCGTAACGCATGTTCATCTTGAAAAACAGAAAACTCTAATGCTTCCAAACTTGATAAACAATGTCTCTTCATATTTTTAGTGGATGACAAAAGCACACGCTCTTAGTTTTGAGCGTATGCTTGGACTTGCCACCGCTCCTCCTATGAAGCAAGCATAAGAGGAACAAGCAAAAAAAGTTAGTGGTTTTTTTCAAAGTGTCCTTGACAAGGGGTCCACTTTAAAACGCATAGGAGGGGTTATTTTTTATTTCGCATTAATAGCAATACTCCCCTACTAATTGAAGTTTCACCTTATTGCAGTTTTTCCAGGAAATTTTTCAATACATGAATTCCCTGCACACAATCATTCAAATCGGACCATTCTGCCGGGTTATGGCTAATCCCGTCCTTGCTCTGTACAAACAACATTGCCACAGGTATCTTGCGGCCAATCACCGCGGCATCATGACCCGCCCCACTTGGCAAACGATACGGCCGGATTCCGTTTTCTTCGACTGATTGTGCTAAGAGGTCTTGTGCCTCTTTTTGAATCGGAATCGGCATTTCCCGCATTTTCACCGTGTGTTCTACTCTGACTTGGTGTTCCTCAGCAATTTTTTCACCCAATGCTAATGCGCGATCCACAACTTCATCCCTTGTATCTTCCTGAATATCACGGATATCTACATAAAACGTAACCTTACCAGGGATCACATTTACCCCATTTGGTTCCACTATTTGTTTGCCAACTGTTGCGACGGCCGAGTTATTGACTTGTTGTGGAATCTTGTTTACTTCATAAATAAATTGACTAGCCGCAACCAATGCATCATTCCGATCATCCATTGGTGTATTACCCGCATGACCTGCCTTACCGGTTATCGTAAATTCTATCCAGCATGGTCCGGCAATTCCTGTTACAATTCCGCATGGCAACTGTTCCTTTTCCAAGCGTTTACCTTGTTCGATATGTAATTCCACAAACATTTCCAATTCGTCCAGGTTACGCTGTGCCGCTTGATAGCCGTCAACATTCAGACCAACATCCTCCAGAACTTCAGTAAAGCTCATGCCGTCTTTATCAACCTGCTTTAATTTTTCTTCCATGTCCCCTTCACCGATCATCGCCTCACTACCGTTTAACCCACCATTAAACCGTGAACCTTCTTCGTCGGTAAAAATAATCACTTCAAAAGGCTTTTCTGGCTGGTACCCAGTAGCATTCCAAGCCTCGACAACTTCCAAGGATGATAAAACACCAAGAGTTCCATCAAAATGCCCGCCATTGGGAACACTGTCCAGATGGGAACCACTCATGATTGCTGGAAATTTATTATTTTTGCCATCCAATCGACCAATCACATTTCCGGCACCATCCCAATAAACTTTTAATCCTGCCTCCCGCATCCAGTCAGATACGAGTTTTTGTGCTGCTTTTTCTTCTTTGGAATATCCCGGACGATTGGATCCATTGTCATCAGTTAAACCGATTTGGGCAAGCTGATCCAGTCTTGATGCCAGCCGTTTACCGGAAACCCCATCATGATCATAACCATCATTATAACTTTCCAGCAACTTTTCTTGCAGTAACAATTGCTTTTCTTGTTTCACTTAAATCCCCCCTCGTAGGACAGAGAGACAGGCTCCCCGCCCCTCCATTTTCTACCATGTAAAGATATGGTGGGACAAAAAGAACCGTCCCCGTGTCATTCCTATGTCCCATTATTTCTCCACTTGCCCATTTTTTATGACAGTTTTTATAGTGTCGTTATTGGCTAGTGAATAAATATCTTCTAACGGATTACCTTCTACAACAACAATATCAGCCAGCTTTCCTTGTTCAAGGGTACCTACTTTATCATCCCAGCCTAAACATTCCGCAGCTGTTTTGGTGGAGGCAACAATTGATTCCATTGGGGTCATACCGGCATCAACCATCAAGCCAAGTTCGCGCAAGTTTGTTCCATGCTTGAAGACACCAGCATCGGTACCCATGGCGATCTTAACACCAGCTTTATAGGCTTTTGTGAAACTTTCCCGATGCTGTTCGATGACCTCCTTGGATTTTTGCACAGCGGTTACCGGCATGCCCACTTCATCGGCTGTTTCCAATACAGCCACAGGTGCAAGCAAAGTTGGAACCAGGTACGTACCGTTTTCAAGCATTAATTCAATGGCCTCATCATCTATGAAAATACCATGTTCAATCGAATGAATGCCGGCTTTCACTGCATTTTTAATTCCTTCCGCACCCTGGGCGTGGGCCATGACTTTAATACCTTTTCGAAAATGACCTTCCTCAACAATCGTCTTTAATTCTTCCAAAGAAAATTGTGTGAATTCCGGATGGTCGGTTGCACTTAGTACCCCGCCGGTTGCGTGAACCTTAATGACTTCCGCACCGGCACGCAGCATTTCACGCGTCTTTTTCCGTACTTCCTCAACACCATCACATTTCCCATTTGGCATTCCCGGATAGCCGGACGGTAAAATATCGAGCACATTTCCGGAAACCGTATAGCCATCCCCGTGTCCACCAGTAATAGTTAATGCATTAATACTTAATTGCAAGCGTGGACCGGGAATTAACCCTTCCTCTACAGCTTTTTTTACACCCAAATCAGTACCGAGCGCATCACGAACAGATGTAACACCGGCATGAAGCGTGGTTTTCAAATATTCTGCAGCTTTGTAATACATGAATGAAAAAGGTGTAGCCAACTTTTCTGCTACTGATTGATATTCCATCATCATATGCACGTGTGAGTCAATAAATCCGGGAAGAATAGTACCACCTTGGGCATCAATCACGGTTTCATCTCCAGTCGTCCGATAATCACTTTCCGGTCCGACATATGCAATTCGTTCGCCATCCGTAACAACGACATGATCCCTCTGTACTTCCCCGCCATTTCCGTCAATCAGTAATCCATTTCTAATCAATTGTTTTCCCATGTTTCTTACCTCCTGTAGTTTTATTATGAAAATATGAAAATGCCCTCAACATCTCTATATTAGAGGGAATTTCCATTTTCTACAATGTTTGTACGAGAATTCCGGCAATAATGACAGATGCGACGGTGACAGTGGTAAAACCGCCAATTAACATCGGTGCCAGTAATTCATCGAAAATCTGCTTCTCTTCTTGTTCATTCCTGGCAACACTTCTCGATACTTCTTCACAGAGCAGGAAATCACCAGGAAAGCCAAATAATGCCGTTAATGCGACAGGCATACCTTTGTACGGATGCCATTTGACCAATTTGGAAGTGAGATAACCGCCGATCGCAATTCCCAAAGTGCCAATGATTAAGATTAATAGGATCTTAGGTAAATTATCCAGTACATCCGATGGCGTAACATCTGCCATTTGTCCGATGACGACAAAGATAATCGCAATCATAACAACTGTAAATGAATTAGATTTCTCCAAGGTTTTCGCCTCGAACACGCCCAGTTTATGGCCAATCAGACCAATTGCCAGACACCACAAACTGTAATGGATGGGCGTGATCTCACCAAGAACTACCCCAATTGCCGCACCGACGAATACAAAGAATAATTTCAATGTCGTACTGGATTTCAATGGCCCAGACTTTTTCGTTTTAACTGTCTCTAATGTTGCGGCACCTTCATTCGCCATTGCTACAAATGACCCATTATCCATGTCCGTTTGCATTCGTAAGGCGTACCTTCGCATAAAATTCATCGCCAGTGGCATACCCATCACACCTTGAAACGCAACAACCAGTGCAGGGATAACAACCAATGATTGCATCCCGAGTTCTGATAATTTATCAGACGTAACGATCAGCGCGATCACTCCTCCACTTATCGGACCAACTCCAGCAACCGCTGATGGATAATCAAAAATCAGCGATACTGTCACAAGAATCAGAATTCCTGAGACAATGACCCCTCCCAAAGCAATCGCTACCGCCTTGATTTGTTGCTTTAAGACGGACAAAGGAATCATTGTACCCATATGCAAAATGGCGGGACCAATCAGAATGGCACCCAGGGCGGCAAACTGAGATTTGTCCAGAATATCTTCCGGGAAAATACCTGTCCATATACAAACCAGATATCCAACCATCGCAGTTAACAGCATGGGAACCCTCGCCCTGGTAACTATGGATAGCCATTCACCTAGTGCGATTAAAGCAAAGATCATAACTGTAAAAATTATCGGATTATTCATCGTATTAGTCCCTCCTTTTTAATAAGGTGATTCATAATATATCACTCCCAAAATAATTTGTCTATACGTGTTTTCGACAATTTTCTATCTTTTACACGAAATTAATTAAATATTTTTATGATAGTCGTAAAATGCAAAATTCGCGTCATATTATTCTACCAACAAAGAAAACGATTGCATAAGGGATAAACATGAACAGCTACAATGGATAAAATTACAAGGGCGGGACAGAGGGACAGGCACCTTTACCATCCATTTTCTACCATGTAAAAATATGGTGGAACAAGGTGCCTGTCCCCTCGTCCCACCGCTATACACGGTCCGCTACCCATTTCAACACCACGCCGATTATTATGTAAAAGGGTAAAGAGAATACGTGCTTCCAGTGAATTAATCTATATAAATCCGCAAGTACGAACAGTGGCTCCACAATGAAGGCAGCCAATAAGGCCAATATCACCAGGATGGGCAAATATAATAACCATGGCCTTATATACTGATATAAAATCATATAACATACCGGAATGATTGCCAAATCAACTGGTAGAAACTCCCATGAAAAGAATGTTAATTGATAGGGATAAAACCACAAATGGAGCGATCGGCCAATATTATCCAGAGAAAAAGCAATTAAACTGGAAAACATTCCTACAAACAAGATCGGTGGCATGTGTTTTCTATCGACCAATATGAACCATAATATCCACATGCCTACTGTTATACAGACAAGTAGCCACCACTGATAGGAAAACAGCACTTGTTCAAAAAAATATTGTTTTCCCAATTCAATGAACTCTCTTTCTCGTTCAATCATCTCATTCACTTTCGAAAACAACATGCCCCACACCACCTTTACGGGGAAGTTCATGGCTAGGTTTTGTCACCACACGATTCCTATACATGGCTTAAAAGAATAATATTCCCGCATTTGGTTAATCTAAGTAAGCGACATGGAGGGTGGTGGTCAACATGAACAATTACACCAATGACAATACAGCCAGACGATATCTCGCACATGTCAGCGTATTTGGCACCACACAGCTTCACCTCAGAAACCCGTACATTATCGGTTGGTGGAGTGCCGCGTTTCCAGGTCTCGGCCATTTACTATTATCCAAGTATATCAGGGGTTTTATTTTGTTTATCTGGGAAGTCTTCGTTAATTTGCAAGCTAACATTAATTACGGAATCATCTATACGTTCCTGGGCGAGTTCGATAAGGCCATTCATGTTCTGGATACAAGATGGCTGCTCCTCTATATGCCGGTCTATCTATTTAGTATTTGGGATAGTTATCGCACAACGGTTGATATGAACAAAATCTTCATTCTTGCTGATAGTGAAAATCATCGGTTTAATTCATTTACGCTGGGATCATTGGAAATTAACTACCTGGATAAACGTAATCCGGTCATGGCACTGATATGGTCATTTTTTGTTCCCGGACTCGGGCAGCTGTATATCCATCGTATTGGGGTTGCTTTTTTTGTGACCATTTGGACGGTCATTTTTTTCTATTTCTCACATTTTCCACAAGCCGTTCCCTACTTGTTTTTCGGGGAGTTTGATCAGGCAACGAACCTGATAAAACCCGATTGGCTGTTGTTCTTGCCTTCCGTCTACGGTTTTTCGATATATGATTCCTATATAAACACAGTCGAGAATAATAAATTGTTTGAGCAGGAACAACGAAATTACCTAATGGACCATTATCAACATCCACATTTTCGCTTGGTAAAAGGACAAAAAGTGAAGTGATCAGACATGCAGCTATTTTCCACCTTTGATAGTAATATTTATGTTGAACTGGCATTAAAACAGATGGAGCAACGAGGGGTGACGCAAGAAAATATTTTTGCCGTCCCATTGAATAACCGAATAGAAAAAAGCCGCTTATTTGACAGTATTCATCGTGCGGATGGCGTATCACTGGTTGATATCGGCATATCACTCGCAACCGGATTTTCGGTCATTGGCGTAAGTGTTGGATTACGCTTGGCATGGGGACCTATCATTTGGGGATTAATCAGTGCTATTATTGGTTTTGTGCTTGGCTTTGTCATAAAACTGATATTGTATCGGTTACCCGTAATGGTCCACGCAGACTGAGTGGTAAACATGCGGAAGTAATTCTGATTGTTAATTGTGAAGAACAACAAGCTGATGAAATAGAGAAGATTCTGTGGGAACATTTTGCGTTAGGTGTGGCCAAAGTCAAACTGGTACTTAACGAAGAAGGGTGACCCTTAAATGGAATCACCCTTCTTCCATCACTTATTTACAATCGGCAGAATAATTTTCGATGATCGTGATCCGCCATGATAAACATGCTCATAGGCCACCTTACCATGAATCGCGGTTTTTGTGGTTTGGCCATTGTTTAGATTCACATCGTAAAGCGGGGAATTGCTCGCTGCGATATCCAAACGTAATTGATGTCCAGCCTGTAGCAAATAAGCGGTGTGTCCGATGGTTAAGTCCATACAGGCTGGTTCGCCAATGGTGTTTGTTTGTTGTCTATGAAAAGCATCTATAATATTGATCACTTCTCCATTTGGAGCTACATCTGACAACCGTACCGCCAAATCGGTTAACGGCGTGGCAGCGGAAACCCAAATCGATGCGCGAACTGTTCCCAGAATAGAGAGTGCATCCTCTTGTGCTGTCGCGGTATAGACAAGCACATCTCCACGATCCTGAATGTCACCAATCGCAAACACACCAGATTCATAACCGGCAATCAGCGCACCGCCACCCCTCGTTGGCACTGGATTGTCTGGATCCAATCGTAAAGACGCCAATGTCTCCTGATTTGCTGGAACCGTAGATAAGCGACCATCCCCATCTCGGGTTTGCGCATGACCTTTACTATCCAGATACAATACTCTTTGCTCTGTTGTCGGTGGCCAGACATCAAAGGCTGCCCATTTCTCCTGTCCCATCAAATAAAGATGAACCGGTTTTTCGATTGGCATTGGCTTATCTTTTAACCATTTGTCAAACCATTTTATATGAATTTCAGTCGGATCTTGTATCTGATCGACCCCGATATTGGTCTCGGCATTGCTGAAAAATTTCTCTCCTGCATGTCCGGTCATTTCTTCATGTGTCCACGGCCCGATCCATAACATACGTGGTCCATTGTAAGCATGATAAGCTGCTAATGTCGATGAAAGTAACGCATCATACCATCCCCCCATAAACAAAGCGGGGATCGTGACGTCCTTTAATTGCTCCTTTACAGACATGTTTGCGATCTGTTCAGCAGGCAATTCCCCGTCCATCACCTCAAAATAAAAGGATTCCGGGTCGAGCTCTTTCATCGGCCACCAATCATTTGCAGGCCGTTCCTGTAACAACTCAGGCAGCTGCTCGATCAATTCCAATGCTCTGTCCGCCTTTGGATCATGGCGACGTTGCAATTGATCATGGACAATCGAGCCAAGCGTCCATGTCTGGAAATTGGCGGAACTGCTTGCCAGTGATGCGCCGCCGAGTAAATCTTGCCATGGATCCGCCATCGTCATCACTGGCGCAATCGCTTTTAAAGAAGGTGGCATTTCCGCCGCTGCAGCCAGTTGCGTATAACCATGATATGACATACCAAACAAACCAACCTTTCCATTGGCATACGGTAATCGGGCTGCCCATTCGACCGCTTCATATCCATCTTTTCCTTCATTAATAAATGGATAAAACTCTCCTTCTGAGGCAAAACGTCCGCGAACATCCTGCAAAATCACAACATATCCGGCTTCAACCATCCGTGGCACACGCACATATTCATCGTAATAACGCTTTACCGTTTTATCGTATGGCAAACGCAGCATCAGCACCGGATGGGTTAGTTGATCATCTGGACGGTAAATATCTGCCCGTAATATCGTGCCATCACTTAGTTTACAAGCAACATCTTTTTCTACCATCATATCTTTATGCATCGTTATTTTTACTCCTCCCTTGAATAGGAAAAGGTAACACCTGACATGACCATTCAAGTGTTACCATTTTGTTTAAGTGGTTTGGGTTTTTGATGATTTGACCGGGTCAAGTCGGCGTTCAATCCAACCCAACACCAAATCGCAAATAATTGCCATTAGTGCGGTAGGAATGGCTCCGGCAAAAATTAGGGCAGTGCCATCTGTTGCGTTTGTTCCCCGAATAATAATTGTACCCAGACCACCGGCACCGACAAATGCACCAACCGCAGCGATCCCGATTCCAACAACCAATGCCGTTCTGAGTCCAGCCATGATCACACTAATCGCAAGTGGCAATTCGACCATCCGTAATAATTGAAATCGGGTCATTCCAGATGCAAATCCTGCTTCAACGACTGTTTTATCTACATTTTTCATCCCAACGTACGTATTTTGCGTAATGGGCAGGATGGAATAGAACATTAATGTGACAATGACTGTATTCGTACCAAGACCAAGGACAATCATCACCACGGCAAGTGCACCCAACGCCGGGATAGTCTGGATAATACTGCCAATTGCCAATACCCAGTTACTCAGCTTTCCATATTTCGCAATCAGAATGCCAAGGGGAATCGAGAATATGGCAGCAAACAACACCCCATATGCCGCCATTAAAAAGTGACGGTAAAATTCTTCCCAAACATAGCCAGTGTTATTGCTCATAAAATCGATGAATTGACTAAGCGTCTCCATTAGTTCCCCTCCTTCTTAGCCTCGAAATAATTGTTTTCCTCCAAAAACTGTTTGGCTACTTCTTTTGGACTCGTTAATTCCACGTCCGCTTGATAGTTTAACTCTTGCATTTTTTCCGTTGAAATGGTTCCCGCTAGTTTTTTTGTGATGTTTTCCAATTGTGGATATTTTTCCAATACATCATTGCGAATAACCGGTGATCCATCATACGGTGGGAAGAAGTGTTTATCATCTTTCAACACCTTCAGATCAAACTCCTTGATTCGGCCATCTGACGAGTATGCAAGCACCACATCCATATGGCCACTTGCCGCTGCTTGGTAAACAAGTCCAGTGTTCATCGGATATACCTCATTAAATGGGAAGTAGGTCTGCTTAAACCCATCATACCCATCCCCTTTTCGGTTGACCCAGGCATTGTCCACACCGAATCGCAACTCATCGGCATACGGTTCTAGATCAGACACCGTTTCAATGTCGTGTTCTTCGGCGAATTTCTCGGTTACAGCTACAGAATAACTATTCTCAAATCCATAGGAGTCCTCCCATGTTTGATCAAACTGTTTCGGAAATTCCCGTCTGACGATTTTCCTCGCCTTGTCCGGGTCGGTGACAGGATCCATGCCCAATGCACCGGAGATATCTGTACCTGTATAGCGGGTTGAGGTAATATCAAGATCACCGCGCATCATTCCTTGGTGCTGGACAATTGATGATCCCAGGTCAGTTACAAGCTCCGTATCCAAATCCGTTTCTCGTTCAATCATCAATGCCAGCATATTTGCCATGATTTCTGATTCTGATGTTGCCAAGGTACCAATCTTCACCGTTTGTTTGGTGGTACTGGCAAGACCGGGTAAAGAACAACCCGATATCAGAAATAGCACCAAAATGGCACCCAATATTTTTACCATTCTTTTCTTCAAACATGTCACCTCCATTTACGCTGCTTCAGACGTTTCTTTATAGCCACTTGGCGTTAATCGATTCTCAATCAGGGCAAGCAACTGATCCGCAATTAAAGCAAGAATCGTTGCTGGAACCGTACCTGCAATGATTAAAGAAGGTTGATATAGATTTAGTCCGTCAAAAATAAAGTCACCAAGACCACCGCCGCCAATAAATGCAGCAAGCGTTGCCCAGCCGATCAAATAAACGGTCGATAAACGAACACCGGCCATAATCACCGGCAAAGCTAGTGGTAATTCTATTTTATAAATCGATTGCCAGCCGCTCATGCCCATTCCTTTCCCGGCTTCTTTGACACTACCATCAACGTCGCGTACCCCGATATACGTGTTGCGTAAAATCGGTAGTAATGAATAGAAAAACAGGGCAATGATTGCAGGAAATTTACCTACACCTATCAATGGAATAAAGAAGGCCAAAATAGCCAGGCTTGGTATCGTTTGTAAAATACCAACGAATGAAATCAACTTGTCAGCTACTTTGGGCATTCGGGAAAATAAAACCCCAAGTGGAACAGCCACAACAATCCCAAGCAGAATCGCAGCTAATGAAATATACAAATGTTCCCAAGTTTTTATGATCAACTC is a window of Lentibacillus daqui DNA encoding:
- a CDS encoding IS3 family transposase; the protein is MNIRWLCEIAQVSRSGYYAWFKQEEKRKEREKQDRTDFELILEVYQYRGYAKGSRSIYMRFLQTGIVMNRKKIQRLMNKYNLICPIRKPNPYKRMAKARQEHATKPNHLNRQFKAHGPKTVLLTDITYLYFGRGQKAYLSTIKDAFTNQILSYALSESLEVDFVLEMIEYLIEHHAIPKKQKTLIHSDQGVHYTSMQFQSLLNDKELRQSMSRRGNCWDNAPQESFFGHMKDDLGNLGYIITFSDLSIKIDDYMDYYNNERYQWGLAKLSPNQYAEFIKTGVYPLAHLVKTPDLPVVVPLKD
- a CDS encoding M20 family metallo-hydrolase, which gives rise to MKQEKQLLLQEKLLESYNDGYDHDGVSGKRLASRLDQLAQIGLTDDNGSNRPGYSKEEKAAQKLVSDWMREAGLKVYWDGAGNVIGRLDGKNNKFPAIMSGSHLDSVPNGGHFDGTLGVLSSLEVVEAWNATGYQPEKPFEVIIFTDEEGSRFNGGLNGSEAMIGEGDMEEKLKQVDKDGMSFTEVLEDVGLNVDGYQAAQRNLDELEMFVELHIEQGKRLEKEQLPCGIVTGIAGPCWIEFTITGKAGHAGNTPMDDRNDALVAASQFIYEVNKIPQQVNNSAVATVGKQIVEPNGVNVIPGKVTFYVDIRDIQEDTRDEVVDRALALGEKIAEEHQVRVEHTVKMREMPIPIQKEAQDLLAQSVEENGIRPYRLPSGAGHDAAVIGRKIPVAMLFVQSKDGISHNPAEWSDLNDCVQGIHVLKNFLEKLQ
- a CDS encoding metal-dependent hydrolase family protein, coding for MGKQLIRNGLLIDGNGGEVQRDHVVVTDGERIAYVGPESDYRTTGDETVIDAQGGTILPGFIDSHVHMMMEYQSVAEKLATPFSFMYYKAAEYLKTTLHAGVTSVRDALGTDLGVKKAVEEGLIPGPRLQLSINALTITGGHGDGYTVSGNVLDILPSGYPGMPNGKCDGVEEVRKKTREMLRAGAEVIKVHATGGVLSATDHPEFTQFSLEELKTIVEEGHFRKGIKVMAHAQGAEGIKNAVKAGIHSIEHGIFIDDEAIELMLENGTYLVPTLLAPVAVLETADEVGMPVTAVQKSKEVIEQHRESFTKAYKAGVKIAMGTDAGVFKHGTNLRELGLMVDAGMTPMESIVASTKTAAECLGWDDKVGTLEQGKLADIVVVEGNPLEDIYSLANNDTIKTVIKNGQVEK
- a CDS encoding CBO0543 family protein, coding for MLFSKVNEMIEREREFIELGKQYFFEQVLFSYQWWLLVCITVGMWILWFILVDRKHMPPILFVGMFSSLIAFSLDNIGRSLHLWFYPYQLTFFSWEFLPVDLAIIPVCYMILYQYIRPWLLYLPILVILALLAAFIVEPLFVLADLYRLIHWKHVFSLPFYIIIGVVLKWVADRV
- a CDS encoding CocE/NonD family hydrolase, with the protein product MHKDMMVEKDVACKLSDGTILRADIYRPDDQLTHPVLMLRLPYDKTVKRYYDEYVRVPRMVEAGYVVILQDVRGRFASEGEFYPFINEGKDGYEAVEWAARLPYANGKVGLFGMSYHGYTQLAAAAEMPPSLKAIAPVMTMADPWQDLLGGASLASSSANFQTWTLGSIVHDQLQRRHDPKADRALELIEQLPELLQERPANDWWPMKELDPESFYFEVMDGELPAEQIANMSVKEQLKDVTIPALFMGGWYDALLSSTLAAYHAYNGPRMLWIGPWTHEEMTGHAGEKFFSNAETNIGVDQIQDPTEIHIKWFDKWLKDKPMPIEKPVHLYLMGQEKWAAFDVWPPTTEQRVLYLDSKGHAQTRDGDGRLSTVPANQETLASLRLDPDNPVPTRGGGALIAGYESGVFAIGDIQDRGDVLVYTATAQEDALSILGTVRASIWVSAATPLTDLAVRLSDVAPNGEVINIIDAFHRQQTNTIGEPACMDLTIGHTAYLLQAGHQLRLDIAASNSPLYDVNLNNGQTTKTAIHGKVAYEHVYHGGSRSSKIILPIVNK
- a CDS encoding ABC transporter permease, which produces METLSQFIDFMSNNTGYVWEEFYRHFLMAAYGVLFAAIFSIPLGILIAKYGKLSNWVLAIGSIIQTIPALGALAVVMIVLGLGTNTVIVTLMFYSILPITQNTYVGMKNVDKTVVEAGFASGMTRFQLLRMVELPLAISVIMAGLRTALVVGIGIAAVGAFVGAGGLGTIIIRGTNATDGTALIFAGAIPTALMAIICDLVLGWIERRLDPVKSSKTQTT
- a CDS encoding osmoprotectant ABC transporter substrate-binding protein, which produces MKKRMVKILGAILVLFLISGCSLPGLASTTKQTVKIGTLATSESEIMANMLALMIERETDLDTELVTDLGSSIVQHQGMMRGDLDITSTRYTGTDISGALGMDPVTDPDKARKIVRREFPKQFDQTWEDSYGFENSYSVAVTEKFAEEHDIETVSDLEPYADELRFGVDNAWVNRKGDGYDGFKQTYFPFNEVYPMNTGLVYQAAASGHMDVVLAYSSDGRIKEFDLKVLKDDKHFFPPYDGSPVIRNDVLEKYPQLENITKKLAGTISTEKMQELNYQADVELTSPKEVAKQFLEENNYFEAKKEGN
- a CDS encoding ABC transporter permease yields the protein MAEFFTAHGNELIIKTWEHLYISLAAILLGIVVAVPLGVLFSRMPKVADKLISFVGILQTIPSLAILAFFIPLIGVGKFPAIIALFFYSLLPILRNTYIGVRDVDGSVKEAGKGMGMSGWQSIYKIELPLALPVIMAGVRLSTVYLIGWATLAAFIGGGGLGDFIFDGLNLYQPSLIIAGTVPATILALIADQLLALIENRLTPSGYKETSEAA